CTGGTTTCCTTTCAGCCACTTTTCTGGTTTAAAGATTAGCATGCCAAGCATGGCTAGCATGATAATGCCAAAGCTAACCTCAAAAATGCGCTGATTTATGTTTGCTCCAATGCTGGCGCCTATAACGGAACCGATGGTTGTAGGAATCGCCAGCTTTATGCCTTTGTCTGTATCAATAATCTTTTGCTTGCGGAAGTTTCCAACAGCAACAAGGTTTTGGATAATAACCGCAATGCGGTTTGTTCCGTTGGCAACTGCAGGAGGTAGACCCAAAAACATGAATAGAGATAGGGATATAATGGTTCCTCCACCAGCAAGCGTGTTGATAAATCCAACAAGCAGCCCCGAAATGATAAGCGCTATAGTTGTTGTTGTACTCATTTCAACTTTATTTGCTGCAAGATAAACGGAATTAGCGCTATGTGTAAAAAAAATGCTTTTTGATGGCAGAACCACCCAAAAGCATTTTTGGTTTATGTCGTTGATCGGTATGCTGGTTTACCTGAAACTTTGTTCAAGGTATTAGGTGCTGTATTTAATCTTGGGGTGTTGATGCCTCCTCTGGTGCGGTAGGCATTTTTGAGGTTTGTAGATCGAGTACTGGCTCCAATTTTTTCTCGGTAGGGAATAGAATATCGCAAAAGCCGAAGCCTAAGCTGTTTTTATCTCCAAAACCTATTCGGTATCCGATTTCAAGCAGCTCCTTGGGGGCGTTGATGGTGAAACGGAAAAGATAGCCTTTTACCAATTCCTTCTGTTGTCCGTTAATGCCTAGCAGCTTCGATTTTGGTTCGGTTAGAAGCTCTATTGACGTGTATACGTTTTGGTTCTCTATACAATTGCCTTTGTAGATTCGATGCTTATCCTCTAGGTTTTGGATGAAAAGATCGTTGTATTCAAGATCGGTAGGGGTTAGGAATCTTACATATCGGGAATTTCCAAAACTCTTTAGTACAATTGGTGATCGAGCAACAAATTGCATATTGTCGGAGAATTTTGGGCTGAAAAGTCGCTCTATGGAAACAACTTTAAGGCGAATTTTTGATACGGAGTCTCCTAACTTGAATATCAGGTTGTCGAATGCGTAGTGTACAAACTCTTTTGTGCAGTTGTCGAATAGGAATGAAATGGTAAGTTCAACCGTATCGGAGAGTATGAGCATTCTATCCCCATAAATTTTACGATCAACAACTATAATGTTCGAAAAATTGAAGAAAGGGGGGTGGTTTTTATATGGAATATCGTTGTACTTAAGCCATTGCCTAAAGCTGTAATTGTCATCAGTGAGAATGTCGTAGATTAACTGAGATACTTCTAATTGATAATTCAGCGGGAGGATACTCCCAAATTCATGGTCTACCTGAAGTTTTAGTCGAAACCGCATCTGCTAAGTTGTAAGTATATGATTATAGTTTAAACGCCTGGATCCCTTTTCGATAAGAATGATGTAGTCAGCATCGTTATTGCTACAAATCTAAATAAAAAAGGCTAACATTATTAAAATAGATAGATAAATATTTAACACGTTTTTTAATATTTATGTGCTTGCGAAAAAAGTTGTTCGATGAGGGGAATTGATTGTAATAATTTTAAAGCATAAAAGGCTTTGACTACATTTGTAATGAAATAAGAAAGTGATGAATAAGTCAGATAAGCTATTAATTTATTGGGTTGGGGCAGGCGTTCTCGCTTGTGGGGCGCTTATGATGTTTAGCACTACAGCTGGGCAGATAGCGCTAAACTTTCTTTTCCTCTTTTACGTTTTGGTGCGAATCGCCTACTATCGAAAAATCTGGAAAAGCCCATTTAAGAGTATTGATAAGCAGCGATTGGTGCTCTTAGCCGTGCTATCGATGTGTGTCCTGCTTAATTTTTTGGGATTACAGGAGTCCTACTTCCTCCTCATCTTTATTTTAATGGTGGAGTACCTTCTGGTGATTAATAGGGAGCGTCAGGATAATAGCGTTGATGAAAACTAACCGTGAGATGAGTAAAATTCCTGTTACAATTATATCCGGCTTTTTGGGCTCCGGCAAAACTACCCTTCTGAATAGCATCATCAAGAAGTATAGCGATACTCGTTTCGCCATAATCGAGAATGAGTTTGGCGATATTAATATTGATGCCGAGCTGGTGGTTGGCGCCGATAAAGGAAATGTGTTTGAGCTGTCGAATGGCTGCATATGCTGCTCGATGAACGATGACCTCTATGCAACCCTCGAGGAGCTGCTGCGCATTCGAAGCCGTTTTGATAGGTTGGTGGTGGAGACAACGGGCATTGCCGATCCGCTTACGGTTATTAAGGCATTTATTGCAACGCCTGAAGTAGCCGATAACTTCGATGTTGATGCGGTAATTTGTGTGGTAGATGCTCCTATAATAGAGGAACTGCTGGAGGAGCAGGAGGAGGCTTCGCGCCAGCTGGTAATGGCGGATGTGGTAATTGTAAACAAGGTTGACTGCGTTACTCCAGGCTATCTTGATGCTGTAAAGATGGTTATGTCGCGCGTAAATCCTTCGGCTTCCGTATTTGCAACATCGTTTGGGAACATTGCGAATGTTGATCTGCTCGATATCCGTGCCTTTACCGGCAGGCAGATTGAGCAGTCGACGCTTAAGTACGCCAATGTTTTGCCGCTAAAGGGGCTGACTAAGATGGGCGGCTTTACGGCTGCGCTAGCTACAAAGGCCTTAATGCACGATATCCAGTCGTACGCCTTTACCTATACGGGTAGCTTTGATTTTGATAAGTTCTCGTTGTGGATGGAGTCTTTCTTCTACTTTGGTGGCTCTAAGGTGTTTCGGGTTAAGGGAATCCTTTCATTTGCCAATCGTTCCAATAGAATGATTTTCCATTCGGTTCGTGGGGCCTTTATGTTCGAGGAGGGGGATGCCTGGAAGAATGGAGAGGAGCGCGAAAGCCGCATCGTGTTTATAGGAAAGCATATCCAGGGGGATGAAATAGACAAGGCTCTTTCTATGCTCTTGGTGAAGGGCGATGTGGCTTGCCCGAAAGAATGAGGCTTCTCCGTTATGGAAGATAAGTCGTTAGCAGCAACTTGGTGTAGTGATGCTTTTTCTGCTACCTTTGTGCCCTAAATAACATCGACAGCGAGTATGACACGAAAGGCTACAAATCCTGCGAAGGATAAGGCAAAGGCAAAATCCACCATTCAGGTATATACGGTAAAGGAACCTACGAACATTCTTTTATTCATCCAGCAAATCCATTCGGGGAAAAGCCGTTCGGCGGTTAAGTCGATGCTTAAGCACCGTCAGGTGTCGGTTAACGATGTGACGGTTGCCATTGATACTACGCCACTTTCTATCGGCGATGTTGTTACCATCAATACAGGTTTAGTTCCAGAAAAGCTTACGAATCCCCTGCTAAAGGTTGTTTTCGAAGACGATTACGTGATTGTTGTAGACAAGAAGGCGGGCTTGCTTTCGGTAGGTACCGAACGCGAACGCGAGCAAACGGCTTACGCCATCCTGAAAACCTACGTAAAATCGGCCAACGAGCATAATAAGATATTCGTACTTCATCGGCTCGACAGGGATACGTCGGGGGTGATGATGTTTGCCAAGAATAAGGAGGTACAGGAGCAGATGCAGCGTAGCTGGAACGATACGGTTACCGATCGTCGCTACGTGCTTGTGGTTGGCGGAAAGGTGGAGAACGAGGAGGGGCAGATTACCACATGGCTTACCGAAGGCGGTTCGTTTGAAACCAAGTCGAGCTTTACTCCCAATGGTGGTCAACGTTCAACAACCTACTACAGGGTGCTGCGCAGGTCGTCTCAGTATACCATGCTGGAGGCAACGCTTGATACGGGGCGTAAAAACCAGATTCGCGTTCACATGAAAGACCTTGGTCACAGCATTGTTGGCGATAAGAAGTACGGTGGCGTTAAAAGTCCATTCGAGCGCCTAGGCTTACATGCGCATATCCTCGAATTTGTACATCCTATAACAGGTCAGAAGCATCGGTTTGAGTCGCGTATTCCTCGGCAGTTTACCGATCTTTTCAGGTAAGATATAAGACACAAGATATAAGACACAAGACTCAAGATGGGAATTGAGTATACTCAGTTTCGAGAGACGATATAAGAAAAAGGGCGCAAAGAAATACTTTGCGCCCTTTTTCTCTATGGATTATTATCGGTTAGTTCTCTTCCTTGATTAGAATTGCTTTGCTGTTATCGGCAGCGCTCATCTTTTTGTAGAAGTCGTACATCTCGTTGTACTTTGACGCGGGAAACTTTCCCTCTTTAACCTCGATGCATCGGGTAATGTGCAAGGTTTGCTTGTCTACTTTGCAGCAGAGCGTGTAGCGACCAAAATCGGTTGATAGGCTAACGTCGGGTGGTAGCGCTTCTATTTTGTAGCCTGCTGGCAGCTTAAATTCGAGCGAATCTTTGCTTGTAGTGCCTAAATCTACCTCGATATCGGCAAGGCGCTTTTCGATTTTGGGAAGCAGTGAGGTTCTTTCGAGTGCTACTACGGGAACAAATACACGCTTACCTACCACCGAACAGTACTTGTTGGCGCTAAGCGAGTAGCTCTCCTCGATGTCCATTTCGGCAGTGTTGGTGTTCTTGTAGGCAATGTTCGACAGAACAGGGTTGGCGAACGGTAGCTCCTCTAGGATTGCTTTCCGTTGATCTTCGGCGCTTGCCTTATTCCTGAAGAAGTACTTTTCACTTCGGTAGTGTTTGGCTTCGGTCTTGATTTTCCCATTAATGTTGCCTTCTGCATCAATTTGAAAGGCAATATCTCGTTGGCGAAGATTTTGGCTACTATTGTACTTAGGCGTCTTGACAATTTTCCCTCCTTTTTCTGCGATAGGTACTACATCGCAGTCGCTATCTGGATAGGGGAGGTAGCCTAGGTTTAATTCAGGAGCAGTACAATCCATCCAAAGCGTGTCCTTGCCGTTTGGAACGCAAAGTATCACATGGTTAAAGTAGTCGGTTGGGAACGATTGGTCGACCTCGCCAGCACCATTCATTTGTATTAGGGTTGGGTACGAGGTTACTCCTGCCTGCTTAAATAGTACGTGGGCAAAATTCGCTAGTGCCTTACAGTCGCCGAATCCGGTACGTTCGACAACTCCTGCTTTGAATGGCTGAAATCCTCCAATTCCGAGCTGAATGCTGACGTATCGTGTGTTTTTTTCAAGGTGTTTTCTTACATTCTCCGCAATCTCAAGCAGCGGTTTGCCCTGCAGCTGCGCGAATTGTGCTTTTAGTGCGGGGCTAATATCATCGCGATCCTTGTAGAGGTTGTACATTGTGCTGCTGTACTGTTCCCATGTTGCCTGTGGTCCTTCGTAGCCATCGTAGTTCATCTTATCGATGGAGAACCTTATCTGAGGAGTATACCGGTGGAGCGGAGCTGGCATTGCCTCGTGTTCTATAGGTTTTAGGTTTTCTACAGCATAGAAAATCGTCTTTCTACCGTCTTCTTCGGTTACCTTTACGTTACCTTTTACGTTATAGGTCTTGAAGTTTACGCCCATTCCTGTGGGGAAGCTAACTTTTACCGATGTTTTCTGCATTCCCATATCGTAGCCATCGTAGGCTTCCCAACTGGGAAGGGCTACAATGCCCTTGTTGTAGATTTCGGTTTCGTAAACTACCGTGTAGGGGTAGTTGGGGTAGTCGAGCTCGTAGTATTTTATTCGTTGGTCGTCGAAGAGGTTGATGGCGGAGGTGAAGCTTTGATCTGTTAGATCCGACTCCTTGATTTTCTTCACCTTTTTACCGTTGGCATCGTAAACCGTACCCTTAAAGCTCGATATGGTAGAGAAGAGATCGTAAGTTTCGAAGTAGTTCGCATACTTCTTGTCTTTTTCTGATAGTATTGTTATGGCTTTCACCTTCTTCTCCGTATAGCTCTTCTCATTATGGATGATAATCTCGTACGATTCGTTGCGTACAACCACATCGGCTTTTTTTGAGAGAGAATCGGGGATATCCTTTACCGGATATCCCTCTTGCGCCCAGGTGCAGATGCTCGTTGCAGTTAGCAGGATGGTTAGTAGTGCTGCTTTGGTCATGTGCTAGGCTTTCTTTAGGGTTATCATTTCGGCATGCTTTTCGACGATCTTGTTGTAGATCTCCTTTATCTCGTCGTACTCCGATGGGAGGAATATGGGCTTGCTGACGTTGAGAAGGTAGTCGATGGTAATGACACCTTCGCTTACGCTGTACTTTACCATCACAATGGCGCTTTTGTCGGAGGTGCCAACGGCTATGTTTTTGGGAAGTTCGTCGATGGTGTACCCTTTGGGGATGTTAAGCTGTATGATGTGGCGGGTTTGGAAGGGGTATCCGTAGTTGATAGGGTAGGTGCGCTTCTCGAGCTTAAAGATGT
This window of the uncultured Acetobacteroides sp. genome carries:
- the cas6 gene encoding CRISPR-associated endoribonuclease Cas6, which gives rise to MRFRLKLQVDHEFGSILPLNYQLEVSQLIYDILTDDNYSFRQWLKYNDIPYKNHPPFFNFSNIIVVDRKIYGDRMLILSDTVELTISFLFDNCTKEFVHYAFDNLIFKLGDSVSKIRLKVVSIERLFSPKFSDNMQFVARSPIVLKSFGNSRYVRFLTPTDLEYNDLFIQNLEDKHRIYKGNCIENQNVYTSIELLTEPKSKLLGINGQQKELVKGYLFRFTINAPKELLEIGYRIGFGDKNSLGFGFCDILFPTEKKLEPVLDLQTSKMPTAPEEASTPQD
- a CDS encoding GTP-binding protein is translated as MKTNREMSKIPVTIISGFLGSGKTTLLNSIIKKYSDTRFAIIENEFGDINIDAELVVGADKGNVFELSNGCICCSMNDDLYATLEELLRIRSRFDRLVVETTGIADPLTVIKAFIATPEVADNFDVDAVICVVDAPIIEELLEEQEEASRQLVMADVVIVNKVDCVTPGYLDAVKMVMSRVNPSASVFATSFGNIANVDLLDIRAFTGRQIEQSTLKYANVLPLKGLTKMGGFTAALATKALMHDIQSYAFTYTGSFDFDKFSLWMESFFYFGGSKVFRVKGILSFANRSNRMIFHSVRGAFMFEEGDAWKNGEERESRIVFIGKHIQGDEIDKALSMLLVKGDVACPKE
- a CDS encoding RluA family pseudouridine synthase; translated protein: MTRKATNPAKDKAKAKSTIQVYTVKEPTNILLFIQQIHSGKSRSAVKSMLKHRQVSVNDVTVAIDTTPLSIGDVVTINTGLVPEKLTNPLLKVVFEDDYVIVVDKKAGLLSVGTEREREQTAYAILKTYVKSANEHNKIFVLHRLDRDTSGVMMFAKNKEVQEQMQRSWNDTVTDRRYVLVVGGKVENEEGQITTWLTEGGSFETKSSFTPNGGQRSTTYYRVLRRSSQYTMLEATLDTGRKNQIRVHMKDLGHSIVGDKKYGGVKSPFERLGLHAHILEFVHPITGQKHRFESRIPRQFTDLFR
- a CDS encoding DUF3857 domain-containing protein, encoding MTKAALLTILLTATSICTWAQEGYPVKDIPDSLSKKADVVVRNESYEIIIHNEKSYTEKKVKAITILSEKDKKYANYFETYDLFSTISSFKGTVYDANGKKVKKIKESDLTDQSFTSAINLFDDQRIKYYELDYPNYPYTVVYETEIYNKGIVALPSWEAYDGYDMGMQKTSVKVSFPTGMGVNFKTYNVKGNVKVTEEDGRKTIFYAVENLKPIEHEAMPAPLHRYTPQIRFSIDKMNYDGYEGPQATWEQYSSTMYNLYKDRDDISPALKAQFAQLQGKPLLEIAENVRKHLEKNTRYVSIQLGIGGFQPFKAGVVERTGFGDCKALANFAHVLFKQAGVTSYPTLIQMNGAGEVDQSFPTDYFNHVILCVPNGKDTLWMDCTAPELNLGYLPYPDSDCDVVPIAEKGGKIVKTPKYNSSQNLRQRDIAFQIDAEGNINGKIKTEAKHYRSEKYFFRNKASAEDQRKAILEELPFANPVLSNIAYKNTNTAEMDIEESYSLSANKYCSVVGKRVFVPVVALERTSLLPKIEKRLADIEVDLGTTSKDSLEFKLPAGYKIEALPPDVSLSTDFGRYTLCCKVDKQTLHITRCIEVKEGKFPASKYNEMYDFYKKMSAADNSKAILIKEEN